A stretch of Pseudomonas sp. LS.1a DNA encodes these proteins:
- a CDS encoding gamma carbonic anhydrase family protein, giving the protein MAIRSFQQHTPKVGPRAFVDRSAVVLGDVEIGEDSSVWPLTVVRGDMHRIRIGARTSVQDGSVLHITHAGPFNPDGFPLIIGDEVTIGHKVMLHGCTLGNRILVGMGSTIMDGAIVEDEVIIGAGSLVPPGKRLVSGYLYMGSPVKQARLLNDQEHAFFAYSASNYVKLKDQHLAEGYDQPE; this is encoded by the coding sequence ATGGCCATCCGAAGCTTCCAGCAACACACTCCGAAAGTTGGGCCCAGGGCCTTCGTCGACCGGTCGGCGGTAGTGCTGGGCGACGTGGAAATCGGTGAAGACAGCTCGGTCTGGCCGTTGACCGTGGTACGCGGCGACATGCACCGCATCCGCATCGGCGCTCGCACCAGCGTGCAGGACGGCAGCGTGCTGCACATCACCCACGCAGGTCCCTTCAACCCGGACGGTTTCCCGCTGATCATCGGCGACGAAGTGACCATCGGCCACAAGGTCATGCTGCATGGCTGCACCCTGGGCAACCGCATCCTGGTCGGCATGGGCAGCACCATCATGGACGGCGCCATCGTCGAGGACGAAGTGATCATTGGCGCCGGTAGCCTGGTGCCGCCAGGCAAACGTCTGGTCAGTGGCTACCTGTACATGGGCAGCCCGGTGAAACAGGCCCGGCTGCTGAACGACCAGGAACACGCATTCTTCGCCTACAGCGCCAGCAACTACGTGAAGCTCAAGGACCAGCACCTGGCCGAAGGCTACGACCAACCTGAATGA
- the prlC gene encoding oligopeptidase A translates to MGQCFFCQGIQTVSANNPLLQSYDLPPFSQIRAEHVLPAIEAILADNRKAIAEILEKQGKNPTWAGLVLAMDELNDRLGAAWSPVSHLNAVCNSAELREAYESCLPALSAYSTELGQNRALFEAYQALIDSPEAAGFDVAQKTILEHALRDFRLSGIDLPADKQQRYAEVQSKLSELGSRFSNQLLDATQAWTKHVTDEAALAGLTDSAKAQMAAAAQAKGLDGWLITLEFPSYYAVMTYASDRALREELYAAYCTRASDQGPNAGQFDNGPVMQEILGLRQELAELLGYKNYAELSLATKMAESSDQVLSFLRDLAKRSKPFAAQDLEQLKAYAAEQGCPELASWDAGYFGEKLREQRYSVSQEALRAYFPIDKVLGGLFSIVQRLYGIEIAELKGFDSWHPDVRLFEIKENGQHVGRFFFDLYARANKRGGAWMDGARDRRRTAAGQLQSPVANLVCNFTPAAPGKPALLTHDEVTTLFHEFGHGLHHMLTRIEHAGVSGINGVAWDAVELPSQFMENWCWEPEGLALISAHYETGAPLPQDLLDKMLAAKNFQSGMMMVRQLEFSLFDFELHATHGDGRSVLQVLEGVRDEVSVMRPPAYNRFPNSFAHIFAGGYAAGYYSYKWAEVLSADAFSRFEEEGVLNAETGRAFREAILARGGSREPMELFVDFRGREPSIDALLRHSGLSEDAAA, encoded by the coding sequence ATGGGGCAGTGTTTCTTCTGCCAAGGTATCCAAACCGTGAGTGCGAACAACCCGCTTCTGCAGTCCTACGATCTGCCGCCCTTCTCGCAAATCCGTGCCGAACACGTGTTGCCGGCGATCGAAGCGATCCTGGCCGACAACCGTAAAGCCATTGCCGAGATCCTCGAAAAGCAGGGCAAGAACCCGACCTGGGCCGGTCTGGTGCTGGCCATGGACGAACTGAACGACCGCCTGGGCGCCGCCTGGAGCCCGGTCAGCCACCTCAATGCGGTGTGCAACAGCGCGGAACTGCGCGAAGCCTACGAGTCGTGCCTGCCGGCGCTGAGCGCCTACTCTACCGAACTGGGCCAGAACCGTGCGCTGTTCGAAGCCTACCAGGCGCTGATCGATAGCCCGGAGGCCGCCGGCTTCGACGTGGCGCAAAAGACTATCCTCGAGCATGCCCTGCGTGACTTCCGCCTGTCGGGTATCGACCTGCCTGCTGATAAACAGCAGCGCTACGCCGAAGTGCAGAGCAAGCTCAGCGAGCTGGGCAGCCGTTTCTCCAACCAGCTGCTCGACGCCACCCAGGCCTGGACCAAGCACGTTACCGACGAAGCCGCGCTGGCCGGCCTGACCGATTCGGCCAAGGCGCAGATGGCCGCCGCCGCCCAGGCCAAGGGCCTCGACGGCTGGCTGATCACCCTGGAATTCCCCAGCTACTACGCGGTAATGACCTACGCCAGCGACCGTGCCCTGCGCGAAGAGTTGTACGCCGCCTACTGCACCCGTGCTTCGGACCAGGGCCCGAATGCTGGCCAGTTCGACAACGGCCCGGTGATGCAGGAAATCCTCGGCCTGCGCCAGGAGCTGGCCGAACTGCTGGGCTACAAGAACTACGCCGAGCTGAGCCTGGCCACCAAGATGGCCGAGTCCAGCGACCAGGTGCTGAGCTTCCTGCGTGACCTGGCCAAGCGTTCCAAGCCGTTCGCCGCCCAGGATCTGGAGCAGCTCAAGGCCTACGCCGCTGAGCAGGGCTGCCCTGAGCTGGCCAGCTGGGACGCCGGCTACTTCGGCGAGAAGCTGCGCGAGCAGCGTTACAGTGTTTCGCAGGAAGCCCTGCGCGCCTACTTCCCGATCGACAAGGTATTGGGCGGCCTGTTCAGCATCGTGCAGCGCCTGTACGGCATCGAAATCGCCGAACTCAAGGGCTTCGACAGTTGGCACCCGGACGTTCGCCTGTTCGAGATCAAGGAAAACGGCCAGCACGTCGGCCGCTTCTTCTTCGATCTCTATGCCCGCGCCAACAAGCGTGGCGGCGCCTGGATGGATGGTGCGCGTGACCGTCGCCGCACCGCCGCTGGCCAGCTGCAGAGCCCGGTGGCCAACCTGGTGTGCAACTTCACCCCGGCCGCCCCCGGCAAGCCGGCGCTGTTGACCCACGATGAAGTCACCACCTTGTTCCATGAGTTCGGCCATGGCCTGCACCACATGCTGACCCGCATCGAGCATGCCGGCGTATCCGGCATCAACGGCGTGGCCTGGGACGCGGTCGAACTGCCGAGCCAGTTCATGGAAAACTGGTGCTGGGAGCCGGAAGGCCTGGCACTGATCTCCGCCCACTACGAAACCGGTGCACCCCTGCCCCAGGACCTGCTGGACAAGATGCTGGCGGCGAAGAACTTCCAGTCGGGCATGATGATGGTGCGTCAGCTGGAGTTCTCGCTGTTCGACTTCGAGCTGCATGCCACCCATGGTGACGGCCGCAGCGTGCTGCAGGTGCTCGAAGGCGTACGCGACGAGGTGTCGGTCATGCGCCCACCGGCGTACAACCGCTTCCCCAACAGCTTTGCGCACATCTTCGCGGGTGGTTACGCGGCGGGCTACTACAGCTACAAATGGGCCGAGGTGCTGTCGGCTGACGCCTTCTCGCGCTTCGAGGAAGAAGGCGTGCTGAACGCCGAGACCGGTCGCGCCTTCCGCGAGGCGATACTGGCACGCGGTGGCTCTCGCGAGCCGATGGAGCTGTTCGTCGACTTCCGTGGCCGTGAGCCTTCCATCGATGCCTTGCTGCGCCACAGTGGCCTGAGCGAGGACGCTGCAGCATGA
- a CDS encoding YheV family putative zinc ribbon protein: MSEVAVNKTKKRFIAGAVCPACSETDKLMMWNEDGVPHRECVACGFTDTLNEQGLSVPKELGTRVNHLQPKAAPAKVQTVQFFPNPKLKKPAE, translated from the coding sequence ATGAGCGAGGTAGCCGTGAACAAGACCAAGAAACGCTTCATTGCCGGGGCGGTATGCCCGGCGTGCAGCGAGACCGACAAGTTGATGATGTGGAACGAAGACGGCGTACCACACCGCGAGTGCGTGGCCTGCGGCTTTACCGACACCCTCAACGAGCAGGGCTTGTCGGTGCCGAAGGAACTCGGCACCCGGGTCAACCATCTGCAACCGAAAGCCGCGCCGGCCAAGGTACAGACGGTGCAGTTCTTCCCCAACCCGAAGCTGAAGAAACCGGCTGAATAA